A genome region from Mesorhizobium sp. WSM2240 includes the following:
- a CDS encoding caspase family protein: MSAVLLSVSAVCAGATALGAQPSDLPRRLAIVVGNSAYESKRLEHLPNAVNDATRLSETLKRLNFDVLTTTNVKSEAFNRLLVEAERKLPAASAVLIFYAGHGIQIKGENYLLPVDTPDPDSVDKLTERAIKLNDVVARFASRDRQTFVFLDACRNNPMGQEGGNDGLAQVEVGENTFIAFATQPGNATVDGAGENSPFTTALLKNIEIPGLSVSDMMIRVRNETEALTLGRQVPWDQSNLREQFYFTEQQVIDPAQLSASLSRILSDPVAKEKLQIELASNDLQTAVLIVGQALRSVSPSAVQTVAELPGAPGIQVASLDASRSIEGARRSVVSDLGTLIVGASTKDGVEAQTAELARSVQTELRRLGCYRMAVDGDWGKGSVRALNNFYVNTKQVAATAEPTVELLGDLFLRSGRICKQPVVVKKPRQTNVASDDGRKATPGLKRNRKSRASAAPARAPAAPPPDISSGIGIGGIF, from the coding sequence ATGTCGGCTGTGTTGCTGTCAGTTTCGGCAGTTTGCGCCGGCGCGACCGCGCTGGGCGCTCAACCATCCGATCTGCCGAGGCGGCTTGCTATTGTGGTGGGCAATTCGGCCTATGAGAGCAAGCGGCTCGAGCATCTGCCAAATGCCGTAAACGATGCGACCAGGCTTTCGGAGACCTTGAAGAGGCTGAACTTCGATGTCCTGACCACGACCAATGTGAAGTCGGAGGCGTTCAACCGTCTCCTGGTCGAAGCGGAGAGGAAGCTGCCGGCGGCGAGCGCGGTACTGATCTTCTATGCGGGTCACGGGATTCAGATCAAGGGAGAGAATTATCTGCTTCCGGTCGACACGCCCGATCCCGATAGCGTCGACAAGCTGACAGAACGCGCCATCAAGTTGAACGATGTTGTCGCGCGCTTCGCAAGCCGCGACCGTCAGACATTCGTTTTCCTTGACGCCTGCCGCAACAACCCGATGGGCCAAGAGGGCGGCAATGACGGTCTCGCCCAAGTAGAGGTCGGCGAAAACACGTTCATTGCCTTTGCTACCCAACCGGGAAACGCCACCGTGGACGGCGCCGGTGAAAACAGTCCGTTCACGACCGCTCTGCTCAAGAACATCGAAATCCCCGGCCTCAGTGTTTCCGACATGATGATCCGCGTTCGCAACGAAACCGAAGCCCTTACGCTCGGAAGGCAAGTCCCCTGGGATCAGTCGAACTTGCGCGAACAGTTCTATTTCACGGAGCAGCAGGTAATCGACCCGGCGCAACTGAGCGCCAGTCTTTCTCGAATCCTTTCCGATCCGGTGGCAAAGGAAAAGCTCCAAATCGAACTGGCGTCAAACGACTTGCAGACTGCAGTGCTCATCGTCGGGCAAGCGCTCCGCTCGGTCTCTCCGTCCGCTGTTCAGACCGTCGCCGAACTTCCCGGGGCGCCTGGCATACAGGTTGCGAGCCTCGACGCATCGCGCAGCATTGAAGGCGCACGGCGAAGCGTGGTCTCGGATCTTGGCACGCTGATTGTGGGCGCTTCGACAAAGGACGGCGTCGAGGCGCAGACTGCGGAACTTGCGCGCAGCGTTCAGACAGAACTGCGCCGGCTGGGGTGTTACCGCATGGCGGTGGATGGAGACTGGGGCAAAGGTTCAGTACGCGCCCTCAATAATTTTTACGTCAACACCAAACAGGTTGCGGCGACGGCTGAGCCCACGGTCGAATTGCTGGGGGATCTATTCTTGCGTTCCGGCCGTATTTGCAAGCAGCCGGTGGTCGTCAAGAAGCCCCGGCAAACCAATGTGGCGTCGGACGATGGTCGTAAGGCAACCCCCGGACTGAAGCGCAACCGTAAGAGCAGGGCCTCGGCGGCCCCAGCCCGCGCCCCGGCAGCGCCCCCACCGGACATCAGCAGCGGCATCGGCATAGGAGGGATCTTCTAG
- the tssL gene encoding type VI secretion system protein TssL, long form has protein sequence MPNSQSQKTNLEAILDARAGAQYPSRNPLIAAAAPLLLLLGRLRLVSVEAQASPLIDHAAEAVSEFERRLAHAGSPSDESRIATYVLCETVDDIAQSLPGCDRKAWTESGMLARFFEARTSGVGFFEALNKILANPAPHYNLLELMQVCLSLGFKGQYRGIPAGESGLARVRTDVYETLRYLKPRADDEIAPRAISASPKGSSNRLPLWAILTGVIVLLAGIYLILRIMIENEADAAAETMLALNPSTPIAIQRTAAPSPAAVPDELPSLTQIKRVRAALGAHLASKGVAVHVKNDFIVVEINNQLLFEPGMADLKPEFRPVAERITAALRQEPGPVTIVGHTDNVKPRSSSRFKSNLDLSVARATAVQKMIAATIGDSSRLSVEGRGDGEPIADNSTPEGRAQNRRVELMLPVEKTP, from the coding sequence ATGCCGAACAGCCAATCGCAAAAGACGAACCTCGAAGCGATTCTGGACGCACGCGCTGGCGCTCAGTATCCAAGCAGAAACCCACTCATCGCCGCCGCGGCCCCGCTTCTGCTTCTGCTTGGCCGCCTTCGCCTCGTTTCCGTCGAAGCTCAGGCGTCACCATTGATCGACCATGCCGCCGAAGCCGTCTCGGAATTCGAGCGCAGGTTGGCGCACGCGGGCAGTCCTTCCGACGAGTCCAGGATCGCAACTTACGTGCTTTGCGAAACAGTGGACGATATCGCCCAGAGCCTGCCTGGCTGCGACAGGAAAGCCTGGACGGAGAGCGGCATGCTGGCGCGATTTTTCGAAGCGCGAACCTCGGGCGTGGGTTTTTTTGAGGCGCTGAACAAGATCCTCGCGAACCCGGCTCCGCACTACAACCTGCTGGAATTGATGCAGGTCTGCCTGAGCCTCGGTTTCAAAGGTCAATATCGTGGAATACCGGCAGGCGAAAGCGGCCTTGCCCGCGTGCGGACCGATGTCTACGAAACGCTGCGCTACCTCAAGCCGCGCGCGGACGACGAGATTGCCCCTCGCGCGATCTCCGCATCCCCAAAGGGCAGTTCGAACCGATTGCCGCTTTGGGCGATCCTGACGGGGGTAATCGTGCTGCTTGCCGGTATTTACCTCATCTTGCGGATCATGATTGAAAACGAGGCCGATGCGGCGGCCGAAACAATGCTGGCGCTGAACCCTTCCACGCCCATAGCGATCCAACGCACCGCCGCCCCGTCACCGGCCGCGGTCCCCGACGAACTGCCGAGCCTCACGCAGATCAAACGGGTTCGTGCTGCGCTTGGAGCCCACCTCGCGAGCAAAGGAGTAGCGGTGCACGTAAAAAACGATTTCATCGTCGTTGAGATCAACAATCAGCTTCTGTTCGAACCCGGGATGGCCGACCTCAAACCGGAGTTCAGGCCCGTTGCAGAACGCATCACTGCAGCGTTGCGGCAGGAACCGGGACCTGTCACAATCGTCGGGCACACCGACAATGTGAAGCCGCGCAGTTCAAGCAGGTTCAAGTCGAACCTCGACCTCTCCGTTGCCCGCGCCACGGCCGTACAGAAGATGATCGCCGCCACGATCGGAGACTCTTCACGCCTGAGCGTCGAAGGCAGGGGCGATGGCGAGCCCATCGCCGACAATTCGACGCCGGAAGGCCGGGCACAGAACCGGCGCGTGGAATTGATGCTTCCGGTGGAGAAAACGCCGTGA
- the tssM gene encoding type VI secretion system membrane subunit TssM, whose product MKSWLLAVVAVPVLICIAAAVWIAGPQIGFGDARPLQSGLARMVIVALLLLAAAYFAFRLTRGFAGGKRSLTAAAGKERKGIDPEGLSKRMSDALKRLERSSGRRSGIIDLPWYVVIGPAGSGKSTAIAHGSELPLNAPVAVAPTRDCELFLAGEAMFVDTAGPLAMQNGSAVDRNNWLALLSWLKKSRGRRAVDGIILVFSVGDMLTLGQPQRGEQAAALRKRLLEMREELQVALPVYVLFTKADFIPGFWEFFGAFDTARKTKVWGATFAPHDLNGATSTQAQVEFDALAARLSEEVTDRLHEEPDTAARVAIFDFPQQFAALKQQVVELLNMLTSGKDQPVANLRGFFFSSALHDRAKYGPHGECGYFLRDLLGKIIPADSSRHLRTAGGRHAAFLRFASLAAVALVSAALLGAWAVSFSKNRSLIEATTTVAETVGAEEQLRNAAVSDVDLENIVGVLAMLRDAPAGYATREMPTPIEETFGLSQRGKLLSAAETAYRQAAERLLRSRLILQTEQTIQASIGDPGMLYEPLKIYLMLGGQAPRVDDELVIAWFKRDWEQNRYPGSANREGREELETHLRAMLELDDGQEYSFLIDRPLIEAAQRSLSRMDVQEFAWVQIKSAIHSAQLQDFSLVANAGPQAAQVLETVDGRGLAALKVPGIYTYSGFNDFLLPQLAAVATRVVEDQWVMGAGGEQVGVEQQLKRLGPLLLDRYSKDFIAAWADMLDDLKLKPMAEDSPQYVSLAAASSVTSPIRLLVEAISRETGVTRVDEGAAESDETAKKRTAMIEGLARIGLDISQGKSQARAGGAFAKTMSQAPGAGIEIQFLPFRRLVEGGSGRRPIDALVQNFYEIYQSLVLVANSPAQAERATANLQLQVLNLRANASRLPKQLARMISAVADDLEGDVARSSLTQLSNALAEAVTGPCQEVVTDTYPFTRTSPRDISIPDFSRLFAPNGEFDRFFAQHLAPLADIGNPDWQWREDSRLGRNLSMSTLRSFQHAAAIRDAFFPQGEAFPAIALTFTPFSLHSDADMALLNINGHIVQSYQGGSAPASFNWPEEGHSNAVNLSLSPEIPGRDFEVEFKGPWALMRLLDTGTISRDGDKLQARFVIGGRDVAYTIEVGARQNPFLLESLREFTCPDGL is encoded by the coding sequence ATGAAATCCTGGCTGCTTGCGGTTGTCGCCGTCCCCGTTCTGATCTGTATCGCCGCCGCTGTATGGATCGCAGGCCCGCAAATCGGCTTCGGCGACGCGCGGCCTCTGCAATCCGGCCTGGCCCGCATGGTGATCGTCGCCCTTCTCCTTTTGGCAGCGGCCTATTTTGCGTTTCGCCTCACGCGTGGGTTTGCTGGCGGCAAGCGGAGCCTCACGGCCGCCGCCGGAAAAGAGCGCAAAGGCATCGACCCCGAAGGCCTTTCAAAGCGAATGTCCGATGCGCTCAAGCGGCTGGAACGGTCCAGCGGCAGACGCAGCGGCATCATCGACCTGCCCTGGTACGTTGTGATCGGCCCAGCTGGGTCCGGAAAATCCACTGCCATCGCCCATGGCAGCGAACTCCCGCTCAACGCACCCGTTGCTGTGGCCCCGACCCGCGATTGTGAATTGTTTTTGGCCGGCGAGGCGATGTTCGTCGACACCGCTGGCCCTCTGGCCATGCAGAACGGGTCGGCTGTCGACCGCAACAACTGGCTGGCCCTGCTGTCCTGGCTCAAAAAAAGTCGCGGCCGCCGGGCGGTTGATGGCATTATCCTTGTATTCAGCGTCGGCGACATGCTGACGCTCGGCCAGCCCCAGCGGGGCGAGCAGGCCGCCGCGCTGCGCAAGCGGCTACTGGAGATGCGCGAGGAACTCCAAGTCGCGCTCCCAGTCTACGTTCTTTTCACCAAGGCCGACTTCATCCCGGGTTTTTGGGAGTTCTTTGGTGCCTTCGATACGGCACGAAAGACCAAAGTCTGGGGCGCCACCTTCGCTCCGCACGATCTGAACGGCGCCACCAGCACGCAGGCGCAGGTCGAATTCGACGCGCTGGCCGCGCGCCTTTCGGAAGAGGTGACGGACCGGCTGCACGAGGAGCCCGATACTGCCGCGCGCGTGGCCATTTTCGATTTTCCCCAGCAGTTCGCGGCGTTGAAACAACAAGTGGTTGAGTTGCTGAACATGCTGACTTCCGGGAAGGATCAGCCGGTTGCAAATCTGCGCGGGTTCTTCTTTTCCTCCGCACTTCACGACAGGGCGAAGTATGGGCCACACGGCGAATGCGGCTATTTCCTTCGCGACCTCCTGGGAAAAATCATTCCAGCTGATTCCAGCCGGCATTTGCGGACTGCTGGCGGGCGTCACGCAGCCTTTCTGCGCTTTGCCAGCCTGGCCGCGGTGGCGCTGGTGAGCGCCGCGTTGCTGGGCGCATGGGCCGTCAGCTTCAGCAAAAACCGGTCGCTGATCGAAGCCACCACAACCGTGGCCGAAACGGTCGGGGCGGAGGAGCAACTCAGGAATGCCGCGGTCAGCGACGTGGACCTTGAGAACATTGTCGGTGTGCTGGCCATGCTGCGTGACGCTCCGGCCGGTTACGCAACTCGCGAAATGCCCACGCCGATCGAGGAAACGTTCGGCCTCAGCCAGCGCGGCAAGCTTCTTTCGGCTGCCGAAACTGCCTACCGGCAGGCGGCTGAACGGCTATTGCGTTCACGCCTCATATTGCAGACCGAGCAGACAATACAAGCCAGCATTGGCGATCCGGGGATGCTTTACGAGCCGCTCAAAATATACCTCATGCTTGGCGGCCAAGCACCGCGGGTCGACGACGAACTGGTCATCGCCTGGTTCAAGCGCGATTGGGAGCAGAACCGGTATCCAGGCTCAGCCAACCGTGAAGGCCGGGAGGAACTCGAGACGCATCTGCGCGCCATGCTCGAGCTTGACGATGGCCAGGAGTATTCCTTCCTGATCGATCGCCCTCTGATCGAGGCAGCGCAAAGATCATTGTCGCGAATGGACGTGCAGGAGTTCGCCTGGGTTCAGATCAAGTCCGCCATCCATTCGGCGCAGCTTCAAGACTTTTCGCTTGTCGCCAACGCAGGTCCGCAAGCTGCACAGGTCTTGGAGACAGTGGACGGTCGCGGGCTGGCGGCTCTGAAGGTGCCGGGCATCTACACCTATTCCGGCTTTAACGACTTTCTCCTGCCGCAGCTTGCGGCGGTTGCCACACGGGTGGTCGAGGATCAATGGGTAATGGGGGCCGGCGGCGAGCAGGTCGGCGTCGAGCAACAGTTGAAACGGCTCGGCCCGCTGCTGCTCGATCGCTATAGCAAGGATTTTATCGCAGCATGGGCCGACATGCTGGACGATTTGAAGCTGAAGCCGATGGCCGAGGACAGCCCGCAATACGTCTCGCTGGCGGCGGCATCCTCGGTGACATCGCCGATCCGGCTGCTCGTCGAAGCCATTTCCCGGGAGACCGGCGTGACACGAGTAGACGAAGGCGCGGCCGAATCTGACGAAACGGCCAAAAAGCGCACTGCCATGATTGAAGGCCTGGCGCGCATAGGCCTCGATATTTCGCAGGGCAAGTCTCAAGCGCGCGCGGGTGGCGCATTCGCCAAAACCATGTCGCAGGCGCCAGGGGCCGGTATCGAAATCCAGTTTCTGCCATTCCGGAGGCTGGTCGAAGGCGGTAGCGGGCGGCGGCCCATCGATGCTCTCGTCCAGAATTTCTATGAAATCTACCAGAGCTTGGTGCTGGTGGCCAACAGCCCGGCTCAAGCAGAGCGCGCGACCGCCAACCTGCAGCTCCAGGTTCTGAATTTGAGAGCAAACGCCTCGCGCCTGCCAAAGCAACTGGCCAGAATGATCAGTGCGGTGGCGGACGATCTCGAGGGCGATGTGGCAAGGAGCTCGCTAACGCAGTTGAGCAATGCGCTTGCCGAGGCGGTCACCGGGCCTTGCCAGGAGGTCGTAACCGACACCTATCCGTTCACGCGCACAAGCCCCCGCGACATATCTATTCCCGATTTTTCGAGGCTGTTCGCGCCGAACGGCGAGTTCGACCGCTTTTTCGCCCAGCACCTGGCGCCGCTCGCCGACATCGGCAACCCCGACTGGCAGTGGAGAGAGGACAGCCGCCTCGGCCGCAACCTGTCCATGTCGACGCTGAGATCCTTCCAGCATGCGGCAGCGATCCGCGATGCTTTCTTTCCGCAAGGAGAGGCTTTTCCGGCGATCGCCCTCACCTTCACGCCGTTCTCGCTGCACAGCGACGCCGACATGGCCTTGCTCAACATCAATGGACATATCGTGCAGAGCTACCAGGGCGGCAGTGCGCCGGCGAGCTTCAACTGGCCGGAGGAAGGCCATTCGAACGCGGTCAATCTCAGCCTATCGCCAGAAATCCCAGGCCGCGACTTCGAGGTAGAGTTCAAAGGGCCCTGGGCGCTGATGCGCCTGCTCGACACTGGTACGATCAGCCGCGACGGCGACAAACTGCAGGCGCGTTTTGTCATAGGCGGGCGTGATGTCGCTTATACTATTGAGGTCGGCGCAAGGCAAAACCCCTTTCTTCTCGAATCTCTTCGGGAATTCACCTGCCCGGACGGCTTATGA
- a CDS encoding PP2C family serine/threonine-protein phosphatase yields MSEVALQIESYGVSHKGCVRLVNEDRFLIEPQSGLWLVADGMGGHAAGEVASSSIVEHLATIGVASSAPDLRARFEDRLSRAHDEIRKLSQARGATIGSTIAALLAMEGRFACLWSGDSRVYLVREGAITQLSRDHTEVQELLDRGVLSPAEARTWPRRNVITRAVGVTEEIVIDFQQGETLPGDIFVLGTDGLTSHVADAEIEAAVTSAAPEDACGHLLDTVLSRGGTDNVTIVVVRFTGAEQAPSTRAAGNGS; encoded by the coding sequence TTGAGCGAGGTCGCCCTCCAAATCGAAAGCTACGGCGTCAGTCACAAGGGCTGCGTACGCCTCGTCAATGAAGACAGGTTCCTGATCGAGCCACAGAGCGGGCTTTGGCTGGTCGCCGACGGCATGGGTGGACACGCTGCCGGCGAGGTCGCCTCGTCCAGCATCGTCGAGCACCTCGCTACGATTGGGGTGGCAAGCTCTGCGCCGGATCTGCGCGCGCGGTTTGAAGATCGGTTGAGCCGCGCCCATGACGAAATCCGCAAGCTGTCGCAAGCGCGCGGCGCGACGATCGGCTCCACCATCGCCGCCCTTTTGGCAATGGAGGGCCGCTTCGCCTGCCTGTGGTCGGGCGACAGCCGCGTCTATCTGGTGCGCGAAGGGGCGATAACCCAGCTTTCGCGCGATCACACCGAGGTTCAAGAACTCCTTGATCGAGGCGTCCTAAGTCCGGCGGAAGCACGAACCTGGCCGCGGCGCAACGTCATCACGCGCGCCGTCGGCGTCACCGAGGAGATCGTCATCGATTTCCAACAGGGCGAAACATTGCCGGGCGACATTTTTGTGCTTGGCACGGATGGATTGACCTCGCATGTAGCAGATGCGGAAATCGAGGCTGCGGTGACATCGGCGGCACCCGAGGATGCCTGCGGACATCTCCTGGATACCGTGCTTTCGCGGGGCGGCACGGATAATGTGACCATTGTGGTGGTGCGCTTCACAGGAGCTGAACAGGCACCTTCCACCCGCGCTGCCGGCAACGGATCGTGA
- a CDS encoding protein kinase, giving the protein MSSDDKTRFLPEAGRVTIGTQLSGIYELDEHLASGGMGEVYRGHNIQTGDLVAIKIVLPEFSRDQTILSLFRKEASVLNHLSHDAVVRYHVFTIDPGIGRPYLAMEFVNGESLHDVIRRGPMPTEQVRRLCLRLADGLSAVHGANTFHRDLSPDNIILPSGRVERAKIIDFGIARSAKIGDGTLIGGRFAGKYNYVSPEQLGLYGGEVSEQSDIYSLGLVLAAALRGAPIDMAGSQSEVVDKRRMLPDLSGIDESLRPLLVSMLQPDPKNRPASMAEIVEIARIGLSGSQTPSPALWGGEADTRQLHQIPVSHQPSIESRLPGMPSPSPQSRSAGSPEPWDPARASPRNFVPHAPPALRGQPPPATANGAPIDRTRSKSTRVLIIAGLAAIALIAGAGGYFGGLFDPTPPPDISDPAPAEPPVAEAPEETDVLSQADSAQAPVSGREAADKPSADTGPPPPEQLQTEKEIVEQPAEQKAAVPEEEVPGPDEDVAVLDPARQAPAAEALDGVAERISWLRNYPGGDCFYAIATSAADTAIEIEGFGTTVEPFMEMLTDFQAKFGFEPEIGVRLIEPAQCVITDFMRGLGGAAEAPQLTLDRTSVPSGSAVSGELEMPEGRSSNLLLIDHRGMVFNLDSRLIGAPNKASFSIPIGLSATDAAAGQAVPQVIVAVTSPDGIDAAEISKPRPAAEVFPGILSEIQARKLVSGATAKYFRLGG; this is encoded by the coding sequence ATGAGTTCCGACGACAAGACCAGATTCCTGCCCGAAGCGGGCCGGGTGACAATTGGCACCCAACTCAGCGGGATTTACGAACTCGACGAGCACCTCGCGTCGGGCGGCATGGGAGAAGTGTATCGCGGCCACAACATTCAAACCGGCGACCTGGTTGCGATCAAGATCGTGCTGCCCGAATTTTCCCGCGACCAGACCATTCTGTCTCTGTTTCGCAAGGAAGCCTCCGTTCTCAACCACCTGTCGCACGATGCTGTGGTGCGTTACCACGTCTTCACAATCGACCCGGGCATTGGCCGACCCTACCTGGCCATGGAATTCGTAAACGGCGAGAGTCTCCACGATGTGATCCGGCGGGGGCCGATGCCGACCGAACAAGTTCGCAGGCTGTGCCTGCGCCTTGCCGACGGACTGAGCGCGGTTCACGGAGCCAATACTTTCCATCGCGACCTCTCGCCGGACAACATCATCTTGCCGAGCGGGCGCGTCGAGCGCGCCAAGATCATCGACTTCGGCATCGCCCGGTCGGCCAAGATCGGAGACGGAACCCTGATCGGGGGACGCTTCGCCGGAAAATACAATTACGTTTCGCCCGAGCAGTTGGGCCTTTATGGCGGCGAAGTCAGCGAGCAGTCCGACATATACAGTCTTGGATTGGTGCTTGCGGCGGCGCTCCGGGGAGCACCTATCGACATGGCCGGGTCGCAATCGGAAGTGGTCGACAAGCGCCGCATGCTGCCGGACCTCTCTGGGATCGATGAGTCATTGCGACCGCTTCTGGTTTCCATGCTGCAACCGGACCCGAAAAACCGGCCAGCCAGTATGGCGGAGATCGTCGAGATTGCGCGGATCGGCCTTAGCGGGAGCCAAACTCCCAGTCCGGCCCTGTGGGGCGGCGAGGCGGACACGAGGCAACTGCATCAAATACCCGTCTCTCACCAGCCATCGATCGAAAGCCGGCTGCCGGGCATGCCTTCGCCGTCACCGCAATCAAGGTCGGCCGGGAGCCCAGAACCTTGGGACCCGGCGAGAGCAAGCCCGAGAAATTTCGTGCCGCACGCACCGCCAGCGCTCCGCGGCCAGCCGCCGCCAGCCACGGCGAATGGTGCACCCATCGATCGCACGCGTTCGAAGTCCACTCGTGTCCTGATTATTGCCGGACTGGCCGCTATCGCCCTAATTGCCGGAGCCGGTGGCTATTTCGGTGGCCTTTTCGACCCGACTCCGCCCCCTGACATTTCTGATCCTGCTCCAGCAGAACCGCCTGTCGCCGAGGCGCCTGAGGAGACGGACGTGCTGTCGCAAGCCGATTCTGCCCAAGCTCCCGTCAGTGGACGAGAAGCAGCAGACAAACCGTCCGCCGATACTGGCCCTCCGCCGCCAGAGCAGCTGCAGACAGAAAAAGAGATTGTCGAACAGCCAGCTGAGCAGAAAGCTGCAGTCCCAGAGGAGGAGGTTCCAGGTCCGGATGAGGATGTTGCAGTCCTGGATCCGGCCAGGCAGGCTCCCGCTGCCGAGGCGCTAGATGGCGTCGCAGAACGGATTTCGTGGCTTCGCAACTATCCTGGCGGCGACTGTTTCTATGCCATCGCGACTTCGGCCGCCGACACTGCGATCGAGATCGAGGGGTTCGGAACCACTGTTGAGCCTTTCATGGAAATGCTCACCGACTTTCAGGCGAAGTTCGGCTTCGAACCTGAGATAGGTGTGCGGCTCATCGAGCCGGCGCAATGCGTCATTACGGATTTCATGCGTGGCCTCGGCGGTGCTGCCGAGGCGCCTCAACTTACTCTCGACCGGACGTCGGTGCCGAGCGGTTCTGCGGTCAGCGGGGAACTGGAAATGCCGGAGGGCCGCAGTTCGAACCTCTTGCTGATCGATCACAGGGGCATGGTGTTCAATCTCGACAGCCGCTTGATCGGGGCGCCTAACAAGGCCTCGTTCAGCATCCCAATCGGTCTCAGCGCGACAGACGCCGCTGCGGGCCAGGCTGTTCCGCAGGTTATTGTCGCGGTTACCTCCCCGGACGGCATCGACGCCGCCGAAATCTCCAAGCCGAGACCGGCCGCCGAGGTGTTTCCAGGCATTCTTTCTGAAATTCAGGCCAGGAAGCTTGTAAGCGGAGCCACCGCCAAATATTTCCGGCTCGGCGGTTAA
- a CDS encoding biopolymer transporter ExbD: MNYIPSRPKRRRPDFSLAVINIVFLLLLFYLATGRLITQGELMTDVPLTQHLPLDHLPRPLLLVTADGSLFLDGAPVSMDALPGAARKAADNSQFLNILAERTVQADKFVDILARINTANVPVRIVTLHAQGRSAGKAP, translated from the coding sequence GTGAACTATATTCCTTCCCGCCCGAAGCGGCGGCGGCCCGACTTCTCGCTGGCTGTCATCAATATCGTATTTCTTCTCCTGCTGTTTTATCTGGCAACCGGACGCCTGATAACCCAAGGCGAACTGATGACCGACGTGCCTCTGACGCAGCACTTGCCGCTGGATCATCTCCCCCGGCCTCTGCTGCTTGTGACCGCGGACGGGTCGCTATTTCTCGATGGTGCCCCTGTGTCGATGGACGCGTTGCCCGGTGCAGCCAGGAAAGCTGCGGACAATAGCCAGTTCCTCAATATTCTCGCCGAACGCACGGTGCAGGCGGACAAGTTTGTGGACATCCTTGCGCGCATCAACACCGCCAATGTTCCCGTCCGTATCGTGACACTGCATGCGCAGGGCCGAAGCGCTGGGAAAGCCCCGTGA
- a CDS encoding biopolymer transporter ExbD has protein sequence MGQALKHRQAGKIRPTFVLTSLIDVMFLLLMFFMLSSQMAPYSLLPMGNLAGLSDERPSTGAVTPYVLAIRVSRGFVTIGGQRIAADDVTSQVAGLVSHGVQSFLVICTGRATVQDIVATLEALKVAEADNVALVNASGSAR, from the coding sequence TTGGGCCAAGCCCTGAAACATAGGCAAGCCGGAAAGATCCGCCCGACGTTTGTGCTGACATCCCTGATCGATGTCATGTTCTTGCTGCTGATGTTTTTCATGCTGTCGTCGCAGATGGCGCCATACTCCCTGCTTCCAATGGGAAATCTTGCCGGCCTCTCCGACGAAAGGCCCTCGACCGGCGCAGTGACGCCCTATGTTCTTGCGATCCGCGTCTCCCGAGGCTTCGTAACTATCGGTGGTCAACGGATTGCTGCCGACGATGTGACTTCACAAGTCGCAGGGCTGGTCTCGCATGGGGTTCAAAGTTTCCTGGTAATCTGCACCGGTCGGGCGACAGTTCAGGATATCGTTGCCACGCTTGAGGCTCTCAAAGTGGCTGAGGCGGACAATGTGGCACTGGTGAACGCCAGTGGGAGCGCCCGGTGA
- a CDS encoding MotA/TolQ/ExbB proton channel family protein yields MIDVLISQLGSAGGPVLIALFAVSIAATAVAIFKVVQFARIGVGRSRAARSAILIWSSGDRARALNEAKKETSPTSATVSSAIQSLLLHPGDRQRAQEIAGHTALDQIAAMTRYLRILESVVQAAPMMGLLGTVIGMISAFGELSRSAGAVDPSALATGIWAALLTTAAGLGIAIPFYFVWVWLEARVENERATMETAIGAVLFDEQGSLTCEGGTAGSQFDLSAATQPDAA; encoded by the coding sequence ATGATTGACGTTCTGATCAGTCAATTGGGTTCAGCCGGCGGGCCGGTCCTTATCGCGCTGTTTGCGGTCTCAATCGCGGCAACAGCTGTTGCTATTTTCAAGGTCGTCCAGTTTGCCCGCATCGGCGTCGGCCGCTCGCGCGCCGCGCGGAGCGCGATTTTGATATGGTCGTCGGGAGACCGGGCTCGCGCGCTGAACGAGGCCAAGAAGGAGACGTCGCCCACCTCTGCAACCGTCTCAAGTGCGATACAGTCCCTGCTGCTCCATCCCGGGGACCGGCAACGGGCGCAAGAAATCGCCGGACACACAGCGCTTGACCAAATCGCAGCAATGACCCGCTACCTTCGTATCCTGGAATCGGTGGTTCAGGCCGCGCCTATGATGGGACTGCTCGGCACGGTCATCGGGATGATCTCGGCCTTCGGTGAATTGTCGAGGAGCGCAGGTGCGGTCGATCCCTCAGCGCTGGCGACCGGCATCTGGGCGGCATTGCTGACTACGGCGGCCGGCTTGGGGATCGCAATTCCCTTCTACTTTGTCTGGGTGTGGCTCGAAGCGCGCGTGGAGAACGAGCGCGCCACGATGGAAACGGCCATCGGTGCGGTACTATTCGACGAGCAGGGGTCACTTACCTGCGAGGGCGGCACGGCGGGAAGCCAGTTTGATCTCAGCGCCGCCACGCAGCCTGATGCGGCCTGA